A stretch of Triticum aestivum cultivar Chinese Spring chromosome 1D, IWGSC CS RefSeq v2.1, whole genome shotgun sequence DNA encodes these proteins:
- the LOC123181017 gene encoding uncharacterized protein: MASGAPGIMLRHLSKTLAVSPAVASGMTSQHHQLQQRAPVGGTSKGKAKLKAGLPLKRSVIAKKGGAPATAGSGGAGRGRREAIERITQIAESCLKSSTPLRHLSPKECLREAKREELGLISKERQRELDIAKAKAKSKGTIGGDGGRVLMGPPGLDYISLGLVDEKTIPTYELTVEDGRRLAKEYSRVLMQRHRARQTAESTLLSLKKEAVAALPEKLQAAAMVPDMTPFPANRYMATLTPPIEGYIEKVRDAAKKYSVKEKLR; this comes from the coding sequence ATGGCGTCAGGTGCACCTGGTATCATGCTCCGACACCTTTCCAAAACACTTGCTGTAAGCCCAGCAGTGGCATCTGGTATGACCAGCCAGCATCACCAGCTTCAACAGCGTGCACCAGTGGGTGGCACATCCAAAGGCAAGGCTAAGCTCAAAGCCGGCCTGCCTTTGAAGCGCAGCGTCATAGCAAagaaggggggcgcgcctgccactGCTGGGAGCGGTGGTGCTGGCCGTGGTCGTCGTGAAGCCATTGAGCGCATTACTCAGATTGCAGAGTCTTGTCTGAAGTCCTCTACTCCTCTACGGCACTTGTCCCCCAAGGAGTGTCTTCGCGAGGCAAAACGTGAGGAGCTTGGACTCATCTCCAAGGAACGACAACGTGAACTTGATATTGCCAAGGCTAAAGCCAAGTCCAAAGGTACCATTGGAGGTGATGGTGGCCGTGTTCTGATGGGTCCACCTGGCCTTGACTATATCAGTCTTGGCCTTGTAGATGAGAAGACCATCCCTACTTATGAGCTGACAGTTGAGGATGGTCGGCGTCTTGCCAAAGAATACAGCCGTGTGCTAATGCAACGACACCGTGCACGCCAAACTGCGGAATCAACACTTTTGAGCCTCAAGAAGGAGGCCGTTGCTGCACTCCCCGAGAAGCTGCAAGCTGCTGCTATGGTTCCTGACATGACACCATTCCCTGCAAACCGGTACATGGCAACACTCACGCCACCAATTGAAGGGTATATTGAAAAGGTGCGAGATGCTGCCAAGAAGTATTCTGTGAAAGAGAAGCTTCGCTGA